In Arthrobacter sp. MN05-02, one genomic interval encodes:
- a CDS encoding aminotransferase, whose product MNATTDDSTRAALPRISRRIDSIAESATLAVDAKAKALKAAGRPVIGFGAGEPDFPTPDYIVEAAIAAARQPKFHRYSPAGGLPDLRQAIAEKTLRDSGYAVDPAQVLVTNGGKQAVYESFASLLDPGDEVLVPTPFWTTYPEAIRLAGGVPVEVFAGPEQGYLVTVDQLEAALTPRTKVLLFVSPSNPTGAVYGADVVREIGEWAAARGLWVVTDEIYEHLTYDGVPFTSIATAAPALGDRVVILNGVAKTYAMTGWRVGWMVGPKDLVKAATNLQSHATSNVSNVPQMAALAAVSGPLTAVDAMKVAFDRRRRAMVSALNEIDGVECPTPHGAFYAYADVRALLGRSFDGVTPATSAELAALILEKVEVAVVPGEAFGPSGYLRLSYALGDEDLATGVGRLQEFLGSAR is encoded by the coding sequence ATGAACGCGACGACCGACGACTCCACCCGCGCAGCCCTCCCCCGGATCTCCCGGCGCATCGACTCCATCGCGGAGTCCGCGACGCTCGCCGTGGATGCCAAGGCGAAGGCCCTCAAGGCGGCCGGGCGGCCCGTCATCGGTTTCGGTGCAGGCGAGCCGGACTTCCCGACGCCGGACTACATCGTCGAGGCCGCGATCGCGGCAGCCCGCCAGCCGAAGTTCCACCGCTACTCCCCCGCCGGCGGCCTCCCCGATCTCAGGCAGGCCATCGCCGAGAAGACCCTGCGCGATTCCGGGTACGCCGTGGACCCCGCGCAGGTGCTGGTCACCAACGGTGGCAAGCAGGCCGTCTACGAGTCCTTCGCATCCCTCCTGGATCCCGGGGACGAGGTCCTCGTGCCCACGCCGTTCTGGACCACCTACCCCGAGGCCATCCGGTTGGCGGGCGGCGTGCCCGTCGAGGTGTTCGCGGGTCCCGAGCAGGGCTACCTCGTCACCGTCGACCAGCTCGAAGCGGCCCTGACGCCGCGCACGAAGGTGCTGCTCTTCGTCTCGCCGTCCAACCCCACCGGAGCCGTCTACGGCGCCGACGTCGTGCGCGAGATCGGCGAGTGGGCCGCCGCACGCGGTCTCTGGGTGGTGACGGACGAGATCTACGAGCACCTGACGTACGACGGCGTGCCGTTCACCTCGATCGCGACGGCGGCCCCCGCGCTCGGCGATCGGGTGGTCATCCTCAACGGCGTGGCCAAGACGTACGCGATGACCGGGTGGCGTGTGGGCTGGATGGTCGGGCCGAAGGACCTCGTGAAGGCGGCGACGAACCTGCAGTCGCACGCGACGTCGAACGTGTCGAACGTCCCGCAGATGGCGGCGCTGGCCGCGGTCTCGGGTCCGCTCACGGCGGTCGACGCGATGAAGGTGGCGTTCGACCGCCGCCGTCGTGCCATGGTGTCGGCGCTGAACGAGATCGACGGTGTCGAGTGCCCGACGCCGCACGGCGCCTTCTACGCCTACGCCGATGTACGGGCCCTGCTCGGCCGGAGCTTCGACGGCGTCACGCCGGCGACCTCCGCCGAGCTCGCGGCGCTGATCCTGGAGAAGGTGGAGGTCGCCGTCGTGCCGGGTGAGGCCTTCGGCCCCAGCGGGTACCTGCGCCTGTCCTACGCACTCGGCGACGAGGACCTCGCGACGGGCGTGGGACGCCTCCAGGAGTTCCTCGGCTCCGCACGCTAG
- the idi gene encoding isopentenyl-diphosphate Delta-isomerase, producing the protein MASETGTMEQSAADGTGQEVVVLLAEDGTALGTHEKATVHTLDTPLHLAFSTHVFDDAGRILVTRRALSKKAWPGVWTNSFCGHPAPGETFEAAVHRRAAQELGFAVRDIRPALPDFRYRAVDASGIVENEICPVYTAIADSAVDPLPDEVMDYQWADAAGLVRAVTATPWAFSPWLTFQLPLLYPQGADGPGPRDLP; encoded by the coding sequence ATGGCGAGCGAGACGGGCACGATGGAGCAGTCGGCGGCGGACGGCACGGGCCAGGAGGTGGTGGTGCTGCTCGCGGAGGACGGCACGGCGCTCGGCACCCACGAGAAGGCGACCGTCCACACGCTCGACACCCCGCTCCACCTCGCCTTCTCCACGCACGTGTTCGACGACGCCGGGCGCATCCTCGTGACTCGCCGTGCACTGTCGAAGAAAGCCTGGCCCGGGGTCTGGACCAATTCCTTCTGCGGGCACCCCGCCCCGGGAGAGACCTTCGAGGCAGCTGTCCACCGGCGTGCGGCCCAGGAGCTCGGCTTCGCCGTGAGGGACATCAGGCCCGCGCTCCCCGACTTCAGGTATCGGGCCGTCGATGCCTCCGGCATCGTCGAGAACGAGATCTGCCCCGTCTACACGGCGATCGCGGACAGCGCCGTCGATCCGCTGCCCGACGAGGTGATGGACTACCAGTGGGCCGACGCCGCCGGACTCGTGCGGGCCGTCACCGCGACGCCGTGGGCGTTCAGCCCCTGGCTCACCTTCCAGCTCCCCCTGCTGTACCCGCAGGGCGCCGACGGGCCGGGCCCCCGCGACCTCCCCTGA
- a CDS encoding hypothetical protein (possible pseudo due to frameshift), with the protein MRLIARGYSYKETAKELFISVKTVETHVSAVLRKLQLSSRHELTRWATERRLL; encoded by the coding sequence ATGCGGCTCATCGCACGGGGCTACAGCTACAAGGAGACCGCGAAGGAACTGTTCATCTCCGTCAAGACCGTCGAGACGCACGTGTCCGCGGTCCTGCGGAAGCTGCAGCTGTCCTCGCGGCACGAGCTGACCCGCTGGGCCACGGAGCGCAGGCTGCTCTGA
- the rplJ gene encoding 50S ribosomal protein L10, giving the protein MATPTKVSAVDEITTDFKDSTAAVLTEYRGLTVAQLKELRRALGADTKFSVVKNTLTGIAAKEAGIDAFEGQLSGPTAIAFIKGDAVAAAKSLTDFAKANPKLVIKTGIFEGKALDASEVVALAALESRELQLARVAGVLKAPMSALARTVDALRIKLEEGSGAAPAADADAPAAEEAAAPAEAATEAPAEEAAATEAN; this is encoded by the coding sequence ATGGCAACGCCAACAAAGGTTTCTGCAGTGGATGAGATCACCACCGATTTCAAGGACTCCACCGCCGCTGTCCTGACCGAATACCGCGGGCTCACTGTTGCTCAGCTCAAGGAACTGCGCCGTGCCCTTGGCGCGGACACCAAGTTCTCCGTCGTCAAGAACACCCTGACGGGCATCGCGGCGAAGGAAGCAGGCATCGACGCGTTCGAAGGCCAGCTGTCCGGACCCACCGCGATCGCCTTCATCAAGGGTGACGCCGTAGCTGCCGCCAAGAGCCTCACGGATTTCGCGAAAGCCAACCCGAAGCTCGTCATCAAGACCGGAATCTTCGAGGGCAAGGCCCTCGACGCATCCGAGGTCGTCGCCCTGGCGGCCCTCGAGTCGCGTGAGCTCCAGCTCGCCCGGGTCGCAGGTGTACTCAAGGCACCGATGTCCGCCCTGGCCCGCACCGTCGATGCCCTGCGCATCAAGCTCGAGGAGGGAAGCGGCGCTGCACCTGCAGCCGACGCCGACGCTCCTGCTGCCGAGGAAGCTGCTGCTCCTGCAGAAGCTGCCACGGAGGCTCCCGCCGAGGAAGCCGCAGCAACCGAAGCGAACTAG
- a CDS encoding hypothetical protein (possible pseudo due to internal stop codon/frameshift): protein MPEVIDHFFKLMGTSAAEQLELVKLDPGYRVVFEDGFDTVDVPAEREAVTKLFESLEAGAGEQLSRYLDSAEDAYEIAKRRFLYSTFQSFLPFLRPDVLRRLPRIGSLLLQPLQSFVEKRFKDPRIQQILG from the coding sequence ATGCCGGAGGTGATCGACCACTTCTTCAAACTGATGGGCACGAGCGCCGCCGAGCAGCTGGAGCTCGTGAAGCTCGATCCCGGCTATCGCGTGGTCTTCGAGGACGGATTCGACACCGTCGACGTCCCGGCGGAGCGCGAGGCCGTGACGAAGCTCTTCGAGTCCCTGGAGGCAGGCGCCGGCGAGCAGCTGTCGAGGTACCTCGACTCCGCAGAGGACGCGTACGAGATCGCCAAGCGGCGCTTCCTCTACTCGACCTTCCAGTCCTTCCTGCCGTTCCTCCGGCCGGACGTCCTCCGCCGGCTCCCGAGGATCGGCTCGCTCCTCCTGCAGCCCCTGCAGTCCTTTGTGGAGAAGCGCTTCAAGGACCCCCGCATCCAGCAGATCCTCGGCTAG
- a CDS encoding hypothetical protein (possible pseudo due to internal stop codon/frameshift), giving the protein MYHLMSHLDLDDGVLYPMGGFTTLIDAMHRVATSAGVEIRTGADVVSIDTEARAPGRSPIDRRMATVRGVTYRADGTTTSIGADIVVSAADLHHTETTLLPADLQTYPEKYWDKRVPGPSALLLYLGVRGGLPQLEHHTLLFTTDWRDNFGRIFGKETSVPSPASLYVCRPSATDGSVAPDGHENVFVLVPIPADVTIGRGGVARGGDARVEELADTVIGQIAEWAGIPDLAERIVVRRSYGPPGLRRRPQRVARHLPRAGAHPEAERVLPRLEPQRQGGEPILRGKLDRPRDRDPHVPHQRGAHRQAAAG; this is encoded by the coding sequence ATGTACCACCTCATGAGCCACCTCGACCTCGACGACGGCGTGCTGTACCCGATGGGCGGGTTCACCACGCTCATCGACGCCATGCACCGCGTCGCGACATCCGCCGGCGTCGAGATCCGCACGGGCGCCGACGTCGTCTCGATCGACACCGAGGCCCGCGCGCCCGGACGGTCCCCGATCGACCGGCGGATGGCGACCGTCCGCGGGGTCACGTACCGCGCGGACGGGACGACGACGTCGATCGGCGCGGACATCGTCGTGTCCGCCGCGGACCTCCACCACACCGAGACCACGCTGCTGCCGGCGGACCTGCAGACCTACCCGGAGAAGTACTGGGACAAGCGCGTGCCCGGGCCCAGCGCACTGCTGCTGTACCTGGGGGTGCGGGGCGGGCTGCCGCAGCTCGAACACCACACGCTGCTGTTCACCACGGACTGGCGCGACAACTTCGGACGCATCTTCGGCAAGGAGACCTCGGTGCCCTCGCCGGCGTCGCTCTACGTCTGCCGCCCCAGCGCAACCGACGGCTCCGTGGCCCCCGACGGACACGAGAACGTCTTCGTCCTCGTGCCCATTCCGGCCGACGTCACGATCGGCAGGGGCGGCGTGGCGCGCGGGGGAGACGCGAGGGTCGAGGAGCTCGCGGACACCGTCATCGGTCAGATCGCCGAGTGGGCCGGCATCCCGGACCTCGCCGAGCGCATCGTGGTCCGGCGCAGCTACGGCCCCCCAGGACTTCGCCGACGACCTCAACGCGTGGCGCGGCACCTCCCTCGGGCCGGCGCACATCCTGAAGCAGAGCGCGTTCTTCCGCGGCTCGAACCGCAGCGCCAGGGTGGGGAACCTATTCTACGCGGGAAGCTCGACCGTCCCCGGGATCGGGATCCCCATGTGCCTCATCAGCGCGGAGCTCATCGTCAAGCGGCTGCGGGGTGA
- a CDS encoding geranylgeranyl pyrophosphate synthase, whose product MDTLLAAPAGLEQVEGALARFFDESKVRAAKIGSGYTALWETLERCTAGGKRFRPRLVMSAYQMLGGTDLDNAAEVGAAFEMLHTALIVHDDVIDRDFIRRGIPNVSGRYRRIAEDAGLSPDGARHIGFSAGVIAGDLALSNAYRLLERAEAPSATRRRLGEILDEAVFASAAGEFLDIETSLTSAMPPLEDIVQMARLKTSVYSFEGPLQAGAVLAGADEEVIGRLGDFGRDAGIAYQIADDLLGVFGNETRTGKTNWGDLREGKRTALMSYVAARPEWESISSLVGNPRMSASDADHVRRVLVDSGARDYSVDLAAQYAARARAHLESDAVPATLRSALRPVVTAVVDRVH is encoded by the coding sequence ATGGACACTCTGCTGGCCGCGCCCGCCGGGCTCGAGCAGGTGGAGGGCGCCCTCGCCCGGTTCTTCGACGAGTCCAAGGTCCGCGCCGCGAAGATCGGATCCGGATACACCGCTCTGTGGGAGACCCTCGAGCGGTGCACGGCAGGGGGGAAGCGCTTCCGGCCCCGGCTGGTGATGTCCGCCTACCAGATGCTCGGCGGTACCGACCTCGACAACGCGGCCGAGGTCGGCGCGGCCTTCGAGATGCTGCACACCGCGCTGATCGTGCACGACGACGTGATCGACCGGGACTTCATCCGCCGCGGTATCCCGAACGTCTCCGGCCGGTATCGGAGAATCGCGGAGGACGCGGGTCTGTCGCCCGACGGCGCGCGCCACATCGGCTTCTCCGCGGGAGTCATCGCCGGTGATCTGGCGCTGTCCAACGCGTACCGCCTGCTCGAGCGGGCCGAGGCGCCGTCCGCCACGAGGCGCCGCCTCGGCGAGATCCTCGACGAAGCGGTGTTCGCATCCGCGGCGGGGGAGTTCCTCGACATCGAGACCTCCCTGACCAGCGCGATGCCGCCGCTCGAGGACATCGTGCAGATGGCGCGCCTGAAGACCTCCGTCTACTCCTTCGAGGGGCCGCTGCAGGCCGGCGCCGTCCTCGCGGGCGCGGACGAGGAGGTCATCGGCCGTCTCGGCGACTTCGGGCGCGACGCCGGGATCGCCTACCAGATCGCCGACGACCTGCTCGGTGTGTTCGGCAACGAGACGCGCACCGGGAAGACGAACTGGGGCGACCTGCGCGAGGGCAAGCGGACCGCCCTGATGTCGTACGTCGCGGCCCGTCCCGAGTGGGAGAGCATCTCGTCGCTGGTCGGGAATCCGCGGATGTCCGCGTCGGACGCCGACCACGTGCGGCGTGTCCTCGTGGACAGCGGGGCGCGGGACTACTCCGTGGACCTCGCCGCACAGTACGCCGCCCGGGCCCGTGCCCACCTCGAGTCCGACGCCGTGCCCGCCACCCTGCGGTCCGCCCTGCGCCCCGTGGTGACGGCCGTCGTGGACCGGGTGCACTGA
- the rplK gene encoding 50S ribosomal protein L11 yields the protein MMATTPQDAPVPRERNAREGPFHGPQEKVTGLIKLQINAGAANPAPPIGPALGQHGVNIMEFCKAYNAATESQRGNVIPVEITVYEDRSFTFITKTPPAAELIKKAAGVAKSSGTPHTVKVAKLTNAQVEEIATMKMEDLNANDVQAAAKIIAGTARSMGITVEG from the coding sequence ATGATGGCCACCACCCCGCAGGACGCTCCTGTCCCGCGGGAACGCAATGCAAGAGAAGGACCCTTTCATGGCCCCCAAGAAAAGGTCACCGGCCTCATCAAGCTGCAGATCAATGCAGGCGCCGCCAACCCGGCTCCTCCGATTGGTCCCGCGCTTGGCCAGCACGGTGTCAACATCATGGAATTCTGCAAGGCGTACAACGCCGCGACGGAATCCCAGCGCGGAAACGTCATCCCCGTGGAGATCACGGTGTACGAGGACCGCTCGTTCACCTTCATCACCAAGACCCCGCCGGCAGCCGAACTGATCAAGAAGGCAGCCGGAGTCGCCAAGAGCTCGGGCACGCCGCACACCGTGAAGGTCGCGAAGCTGACCAACGCCCAGGTCGAAGAGATCGCCACCATGAAGATGGAGGACCTCAACGCCAACGACGTCCAGGCCGCCGCGAAGATCATCGCCGGCACCGCCCGCTCGATGGGCATCACGGTCGAGGGCTGA
- a CDS encoding GNAT family N-acetyltransferase, producing MSTITTEQLPIPATLDADGGRDFAQSAAVSNAVERAVWGHDDHSVDAGERLVMLQATPDREYVLGVARDGSDIVANARLSIPLRDNPQTAFVQIEVAPSHRRRGIATSLLSFVEQEMAHRGRTIIMSWSDARAGDEPAADARLVPPTGAGFFPATDASAVFARRSGFDLVQVDRQSVLTLDDVEDALRLEHAARIIGSGDYDLVEWVDRCPDDLVEDYALLRRKMSTDPPLGGFAQEEEAWDADRIRREEQRTLAGGTSSLVCAVRHAASGQLVGHTILERSEARPAVVYQEDTLVLDEHRGHRLGTWLKAANLRRARDAWPTAERIYTWNAEENTFMLDVNVALGFRASGRTAGWQKVLA from the coding sequence ATGTCGACGATCACCACCGAGCAACTCCCGATCCCCGCGACGCTCGACGCGGACGGGGGAAGGGACTTCGCGCAGAGTGCCGCGGTGAGCAACGCCGTGGAGCGCGCCGTCTGGGGGCACGACGACCACAGCGTGGACGCGGGGGAGAGGCTCGTCATGCTCCAGGCGACACCCGACCGGGAGTACGTGCTCGGCGTCGCGCGGGACGGATCGGACATCGTCGCGAACGCGCGGCTCAGCATCCCCCTGCGGGACAACCCGCAGACCGCCTTCGTGCAGATCGAGGTGGCGCCGTCCCACCGCCGCCGGGGAATCGCCACCTCCCTCCTGTCCTTCGTGGAGCAGGAGATGGCACACCGGGGCCGCACCATCATCATGTCGTGGAGCGATGCCCGCGCCGGGGACGAGCCGGCGGCGGACGCCCGGCTCGTCCCGCCCACCGGCGCCGGCTTCTTCCCGGCGACGGACGCCTCCGCGGTCTTCGCGCGGCGGTCCGGCTTCGACCTGGTGCAGGTGGACCGCCAGAGCGTGCTCACCCTCGACGACGTCGAGGATGCCCTGCGGCTCGAGCACGCGGCCCGGATCATCGGCTCCGGGGACTACGACCTCGTGGAGTGGGTGGACCGGTGCCCGGACGACCTCGTCGAGGACTACGCACTCCTGCGCCGGAAGATGAGCACGGACCCGCCCCTCGGCGGGTTCGCGCAGGAGGAGGAGGCATGGGACGCCGACCGCATCCGCCGGGAGGAGCAGCGGACGCTGGCCGGCGGTACCTCGAGCCTCGTGTGCGCCGTGCGGCATGCGGCGAGCGGGCAGCTGGTGGGCCACACCATCCTCGAGCGCTCGGAGGCCCGGCCCGCCGTCGTCTACCAGGAGGACACCCTGGTGCTCGACGAGCACCGGGGGCACCGCCTGGGGACCTGGCTCAAGGCGGCCAACCTCCGGCGCGCGCGGGACGCCTGGCCCACTGCGGAGCGCATCTACACGTGGAACGCCGAGGAGAACACGTTCATGCTCGACGTCAACGTGGCCCTCGGATTCAGGGCATCGGGTAGGACCGCGGGCTGGCAGAAGGTGCTCGCCTGA
- the rplA gene encoding 50S ribosomal protein L1: MAQRSKAYKGAAAKIEADKQYAPLEAVVLAKETNPSKFDATVEVSFRLGVDPRKADQMVRGTVNLPHGTGKTARVLVFATGEKAEAAIAAGADFVGSDDMIEKVSGGWTDFDAAVATPDLMGKVGRLGKILGPRNLMPNPKTGTVTADVAKAVTDIKGGKIDFRVDKHSNLHFIIGKVSFDEQKLGENYAAALEEILRLKPSASKGRYIQKATVSTTFGPGISVDPSVTKVFAG; this comes from the coding sequence ATGGCACAGCGCAGCAAAGCATACAAGGGAGCTGCCGCGAAGATCGAGGCGGACAAGCAGTACGCCCCCCTCGAAGCGGTAGTCCTCGCGAAGGAGACCAATCCTTCCAAGTTCGACGCCACGGTGGAGGTGTCCTTCCGTCTCGGAGTGGACCCGCGCAAGGCGGACCAGATGGTCCGTGGCACCGTGAACCTCCCCCACGGCACGGGCAAGACCGCCCGCGTCCTGGTCTTCGCCACCGGTGAGAAGGCAGAGGCGGCCATCGCGGCCGGCGCCGACTTCGTCGGTTCCGACGACATGATCGAGAAGGTCTCGGGCGGCTGGACCGACTTCGACGCCGCGGTCGCGACCCCGGACCTGATGGGCAAGGTGGGACGCCTCGGAAAGATCCTCGGCCCCCGCAACCTGATGCCGAACCCGAAGACCGGCACGGTCACGGCGGACGTCGCCAAGGCCGTCACCGACATCAAGGGTGGCAAGATCGATTTCCGTGTCGACAAGCACTCGAACCTCCACTTCATCATCGGCAAGGTCTCCTTCGACGAGCAGAAGCTGGGCGAGAACTACGCCGCAGCGCTCGAGGAGATCCTCCGACTGAAGCCGTCGGCTTCGAAGGGCCGCTACATCCAGAAGGCGACGGTCTCGACCACCTTCGGGCCCGGCATCTCCGTCGATCCGAGTGTCACGAAGGTCTTCGCCGGCTAG
- a CDS encoding hypothetical protein (possible pseudo due to frameshift): MPKTPAARRFPRLLVASCAFLFVSGYFVVRFPDVEGASYASYGFNLLIALPAFIALVRQFGAARGAAALVAVSLFGYLIEGFGVATGVPYGEFYYGEPLGPTILGLVPYLLPLSYVPLVIGAVAVVSTGGSALRRTVLGGLLLVVIDGVLDPGAVALGF, translated from the coding sequence GTGCCGAAGACTCCCGCTGCCCGCCGCTTCCCCCGCCTGCTCGTCGCCTCCTGCGCCTTCCTCTTCGTCTCCGGCTACTTCGTGGTGCGCTTCCCGGACGTGGAGGGCGCGAGCTACGCGTCCTACGGCTTCAACCTGCTGATCGCGCTGCCTGCGTTCATCGCCCTCGTGCGGCAGTTCGGCGCTGCGCGCGGTGCGGCAGCCCTGGTGGCCGTGTCCCTCTTCGGCTACCTGATCGAGGGGTTCGGCGTCGCCACGGGCGTACCCTACGGCGAGTTCTACTACGGGGAGCCGCTGGGACCCACGATCCTCGGCCTCGTCCCGTACCTGCTGCCGCTCTCCTACGTACCGCTGGTGATCGGCGCGGTGGCGGTCGTGTCCACCGGCGGGAGCGCCCTGCGCCGGACGGTCCTCGGCGGCCTCCTGCTCGTCGTGATCGACGGCGTCCTCGACCCGGGCGCGGTGGCGCTCGGCTTCTGA
- the secE gene encoding protein translocase subunit SecE: MTDTAASSSKGSPSEKKAPRRGFFGRIMLFIRQVLAELGKVVTPTRRELVRFTITVLAFVVIMMLLVTALDLLFGAGAVWVFGDN, from the coding sequence GTGACCGATACGGCTGCGAGCAGCTCCAAGGGAAGCCCCTCCGAGAAGAAGGCTCCCCGGCGCGGCTTCTTCGGACGCATCATGCTGTTCATCCGCCAGGTCCTCGCGGAGCTCGGGAAGGTCGTCACGCCCACCCGTCGGGAGCTGGTTCGATTCACCATCACCGTCCTCGCCTTCGTGGTCATCATGATGCTCCTCGTGACCGCCCTGGACCTCCTGTTCGGGGCCGGCGCGGTGTGGGTCTTCGGCGACAACTGA
- a CDS encoding acetyl-CoA acetyltransferase, which yields MATPTPSPDDVVLVGGARTPLGRLNGQLASFTAVELGALAIAGALDRAGLEPAAVDAVILGHVVQAGCGQNPARQSAVGAGISWNVPAVTLNKVCLSGLTAVIDAARLIRSGEARVVVAGGQESMTRGPHLLPGSRQGWNYGSVSALDSVAHDGLTDAFDHDSMGASTERGNVRLEIDRTAQDAVAAASHQRAAAATDSGLLAEEIVPVTVRQRKGDDVVLTTDEGIRPTTTVESLAKLRPAFNPDGAITAGNSSPLSDGAAALVVTTRSYAEERGLGVLAVVGRPGQVAGPDNTLHSQPSAAIRQALDRAGWTAADLDFIEINEAFGSVAVQSLKDLDYPLEQCNIHGGAIALGHPIGASGARLALHAAMELARRGSGRSAVSLCGGGGQGEALLLWR from the coding sequence ATGGCGACACCCACGCCATCCCCCGACGACGTCGTTCTCGTCGGCGGCGCCCGCACACCCCTCGGACGCCTCAACGGACAGCTCGCCTCGTTCACCGCCGTCGAGCTCGGCGCCCTCGCCATCGCCGGCGCACTGGACCGGGCCGGTCTCGAACCCGCCGCCGTCGACGCCGTCATCCTGGGCCACGTGGTCCAGGCGGGCTGCGGACAGAACCCGGCACGGCAGTCCGCCGTGGGGGCAGGGATCTCCTGGAACGTCCCGGCCGTCACCCTCAACAAGGTCTGCCTCTCCGGGCTCACGGCCGTGATCGACGCGGCCCGCCTGATCCGCAGCGGCGAGGCGCGTGTCGTGGTCGCCGGCGGCCAGGAGTCGATGACGCGCGGACCACACCTGCTGCCCGGCTCCCGCCAGGGCTGGAACTACGGCTCCGTCTCCGCCCTGGACTCGGTGGCCCACGACGGGCTGACCGATGCCTTCGACCACGACTCGATGGGGGCCTCGACGGAACGCGGCAACGTACGCCTCGAGATCGACCGGACGGCCCAGGATGCGGTGGCCGCGGCCTCCCACCAGCGCGCGGCGGCCGCCACCGACAGCGGCCTCCTCGCCGAGGAGATCGTCCCCGTCACCGTCCGGCAGCGGAAGGGCGACGACGTCGTCCTCACCACGGACGAGGGCATCCGGCCGACGACCACCGTGGAGTCCCTCGCGAAGCTTCGCCCCGCGTTCAACCCCGACGGCGCGATCACGGCGGGCAACTCGTCGCCCCTGTCCGACGGCGCGGCGGCACTCGTGGTCACCACCCGCTCCTACGCCGAGGAGAGGGGCCTGGGGGTACTCGCCGTCGTCGGACGCCCCGGCCAGGTGGCCGGCCCCGACAACACGCTGCACTCGCAGCCCTCGGCCGCTATCCGGCAGGCACTCGACCGGGCGGGGTGGACCGCGGCGGACCTCGACTTCATCGAGATCAACGAGGCCTTCGGATCCGTGGCCGTCCAGTCGCTCAAGGACCTCGACTACCCGCTGGAGCAGTGCAACATCCACGGCGGAGCCATCGCCCTGGGTCACCCGATCGGTGCTTCGGGCGCGCGCCTGGCACTGCATGCGGCCATGGAACTCGCCCGGCGCGGATCCGGGAGGTCCGCCGTGAGCCTCTGTGGCGGTGGCGGCCAGGGAGAGGCCCTGCTCCTCTGGCGCTGA
- the rplL gene encoding 50S ribosomal protein L7/L12 has protein sequence MAKLTNEELIEAFKELSIIELSDFVKLFEETFDVTAAAVAVAGPAGGGAGEAAEEEQTSFDVVLEAAGDKKIAVIKEVRALTSLGLKEAKDVVDSAPKAVLEGVTKEAADKAKEALEAAGATVTLK, from the coding sequence ATGGCGAAGCTCACCAACGAAGAGCTCATCGAAGCTTTCAAGGAACTGTCCATCATCGAACTCTCGGACTTCGTCAAGCTGTTCGAGGAGACCTTCGATGTCACCGCTGCTGCCGTTGCAGTCGCAGGCCCCGCCGGTGGCGGAGCCGGCGAAGCCGCCGAAGAGGAGCAGACCTCGTTCGACGTCGTCCTCGAGGCTGCAGGCGACAAGAAGATCGCAGTGATCAAGGAAGTTCGCGCGCTCACCTCGCTGGGCCTGAAGGAAGCCAAGGACGTCGTCGACAGCGCGCCCAAGGCCGTCCTCGAGGGTGTCACCAAGGAAGCCGCAGACAAGGCCAAGGAGGCCCTCGAGGCCGCCGGCGCCACCGTCACCCTCAAGTAA